One Notolabrus celidotus isolate fNotCel1 chromosome 18, fNotCel1.pri, whole genome shotgun sequence DNA window includes the following coding sequences:
- the LOC117829832 gene encoding receptor activity-modifying protein 1-like, translating into MAPQVSQRPLRLQLIPSSLCTMILNLLVPALILGVVEAQTANTTEGELSRTQENQTFITSTTANYSTVKPGNLTSSLLTDLQRQVENELLNNQTFPEVSEENEDFQDQEILFPGRHCDHEKLVEFSHYFCGDLFHVEMMSIKPEDWCVLNKIIWAYNNMSHCLEKLADLVGCYYPNPNIHDFFIEIHSIYFHNCTNDELLLVDAPHWLVITLTLIPVSLIPVLVYLVVWKSKFQE; encoded by the exons ATGGCACCTCAGGTCAGTCAGCGGCCTCTGAGGTTACAGCTGATCCCTTCCTCGCTCTGCACCATGATCCTGAACCTGCTCGTCCCTGCTCTCATCCTCG GTGTGGTGGAGGCACAAACTGCAAACACGACAGAGGGTGAGCTGAGCAGAACCCAGGAGAACCAGACTTTCATCACATCCACCACCGCAAACTACA GTACGGTGAAGCCCGGCAATCTCACATCCAGTTTGTTAACCGACTTGCAGCGCCAGGTTGAGAATGAGCTGCTGAACAATCAGACTTTTCCTGAGGTCTCAGAGGAAAATG AGGACTTTCAGGACCAGGAGATACTGTTTCCAGGCAGACACTGCGACCATGAAAAGCTGGTGGAGTTCAGTCATTACTTCTGTGGGGACCTTTTTCACGTGGAGATGATGTCAATCAAGCCAGAGGACTGGTGCGTGCTGAATAAAATCATCTG GGCGTACAACAACATGTCCCACTGCCTGGAGAAGCTGGCTGATCTAGTCGGCTGTTATTACCCCAATCCTAACATTCACGACTTCTTCATTGAAATCCACTCCATCTACTTCCACAACTGCACCAACGACGAGCTTCTGCTGGTGGACGCTCCTCATTGGCTGGTGATCACCCTCACTCTCATCCCCGTCAGCCTCATCCCGGTGCTGGTTTACCTGGTGGTGTGGAAAAGCAAATTCCAAGAGTGA
- the LOC117829826 gene encoding C-type lectin domain family 10 member A-like — protein sequence MVGLHWLPWINNSRSGSITITSTKQEQDMSPACLCIRKNTTCHHVCRIVALSTLFLCLFVTCVSLSVLYNSEPDGKPEKKSRIFEYQNVTDSLQALTKTNTELRRETETLKEQTRLLNRTSAKLLSVNLALSLESAELAQSTSNLTSANLQLTQELERQVQITSEHEDKELNMTRTIKHLKESNTQQEEERRRLSETTGLLRDELLQVKRENQELLEINDKFHIEVKNLSEKLEALLNDGCEELNVQLQERVTELREQKQNLSRVLMEEREEAAEREERRREQGDRMTEEVRSLQEAYHSLDLYCPVVNHETNERSCKRCPDSWRHFDSKCYYFSPHTLTWSSSRAWCQTQGGDLLIINSEEEQSFIFESSRAVQQSGSRLWIGMTDAEVEGDWSWVDGGSLSSDVQFWLSRPGVGTEPDDWKQDDPSGEDCGHIDTTEDTHTSWMDGSCRIPYRWICEKSV from the exons ATGGTCggtcttcattggctcccctgGATTAATAATTCAAGATCTGGATCAATCACAATCACTTCAACCAAGCAGGAGCAGGACATGT ctCCAGCTTGCCTCTGcatcagaaaaaacacaacgtGTCACCACGTCTGTCGGATCGTCGCTCTCTCCACACTCttcttgtgtctgtttgtgaccTGTGTATCACTTTCTGTCCTGT ATAACAGTGAGCCAGACGGTAAACCAGAAAAGAAAAGCCGCATCTTTGAGTACCAGAACGTCACTGACAGCCTCCAGGCTCtcactaaaacaaacacagagctgaggagagagactGAAACTCTGAAGGAGCAGACCAGACTCCTCAACAGGACTTCAGCCAAACTGCTCTCAGTTAATCTCGCTTTGAGTTTGGAGAGCGCCGAGTTAGCACAGAGTACCTCTAATCTGACTTCTGCAAATTTACAACTCACACAAGAGCTGGAGCGACAGGTCCAGATCACCTCTGAGCACGAGGACAAGGAGCTGAACATGACTCGAACCATCAAACACCTGAAAGAGTCCAACACCcagcaagaggaggagagacggcGACTGTCTGAGACGACCGGCCTCCTGAGAGACGAGCTGCtccaggtgaagagagagaatcaGGAGCTTCTGGAGATCAACGACAAGTTTCACATAGAAGTTAAAAACCTGAGTGAGAAGCTGGAGGCTTTGTTGAATGACGGCTGTGAGGAGCTGAACGTGCAGCTTCAGGAGAGAGTGACGGAGCTGCgagaacagaagcagaacctGAGCAGGGTGttgatggaggagagggaggaggctgcagaacgagaggagagaaggagagaacaGGGGGATAGAATGACGGAGGAGGTGAGGTCGCTGCAGGAGGCCTATCACTCCCTGGACCTCTACTGCCCCGTGGTTAATCACGAGACCAACG AGCGAAGCTGTAAAAGGTGTCCGGACAGCTGGAGACACTTTGACTCAAAGTGTTACTACTTCTCCCCTCACACTCTCACCTGGAGCTCCAGCAGAGCCTGGTGCCAAACACAAGGGGGCGACCTTCTCATCATCAACAGTGAAGAAGAACAG AGTTTCATCTTTGAGAGCAGCCGGGCAGTGCAGCAGAGTGGCTCCAGGTTGTGGATTGGGATGACGGACGCTGAGGTGGAGGGTGACTGGAGCTGGGTGGACGGCGGATCGCTTTCTTCAGACGTACA GTTCTGGCTCAGCAGACCAGGAGTAGGAACTGAGCCCGATGACTGGAAGCAGGACGACCCTTCAGGAGAAGACTGCGGACACATAGACACCACCGAGGACACACACACGTCGTGGATGGACGGCTCCTGTAGGATTCCTTACAGATGGATCTGTGAGAAGAGCGTTTAG